Sequence from the Aquimarina sp. Aq107 genome:
GTAATAGAAGCAGGTGAGAAAAGGATACGGCCTTGCTTGATGACAACGGCCACTACCATCTTAGCATTATTGCCAATATTAACATCAACAGGAAGAGGAAGCGATATTATGATTCCGATGGCGATACCTAGTTTTGGAGGCATGTTGATAGCGTTAATCACATTATTTGTAGTGCCAGTTTTATTTAGTTGGAGAGCAGAGTTTTTATTAAAAAAAGAAAAAATAGAATAAAGGAAATGAATACAATAAATATTTTAAATAAAAGAAATAGTCATTTTTACTTTTTCACCTCGCTCTTTGATGTGAAAAAGGGAGCAATATTGAGTTTTTTTATTTTCTTTTTTAATATTACCAGTGCTCAGACATTGCAAGAATATATAAGAGAAGCAAAAGAAAATAATCCTGAACTTAAGGCAGCTCAGAATGTATTAGATGTAAGTTTAGAAAAGGTACATGAAGTTGGAGGGTTGCCGAATACAACAATTGGAACAGGATATTTCGTAAGTGAACCAGAAACACGAACTGGAGCTCAAAAAGCTAGATTCAATGTGCAGCAGAATATCCCTTGGTTTGGAACAATAAAAGCAAGAAAAGAAACTGCTTCTACTGAAAGTGAGGTAAATAAAAATGAATTAGAAATTGCAAAAAGGAAAATTACCTTGCTGGTAGAGCAAACTTATTATAGACTATATGAATTAAAGGCAAGACAAAAAATATTAGTAGAACAAAATAAGCTATTAGATACTTATATTGAGATTGCACTTAAAGAAGTTGAGAATAATAGAGCATCTACCGTAGATGTCTTAAAATTTAATATCACAAAAAATAATCTTCAGAATGAAGAAGAGATTTTAAAAGGAAAAATTCTTACGGCTGAAACAGCAATGAATCAATTGTTACATAGAGATGGTTTTGATCCATTAGTAGTTCCAGATAATTTATTTATTCCCGAAGAAGAACCTACAATGATATTAGATGATATCACGTACCATCCCGAATTGATAACTTATGATCATTTAGGTGATTTATTAGATAAAAAAGAGAGTGTTAATGCCAAAGAATCTTTGCCTTCAATAGGCATAGGTTTAGATTACGTAATTGTTGAAGAACGACCAAATATTAGTTTTTCTGATAATGGAAAAGACATTGTTATGCCAAAGATTTCACTTTCTGTTCCTCTTTTTTCTAAAAAACACAAGTCGCGTTCTAAACAGTATGAGTTACAAAAGGAGGAAGTATATCAAAAAAGAGAAGCTTCTCAGAATAACCTAGAAAATATGATGGAAGAAGCAATAAATAATAGGATTACCGCTCGAATTAATTACGACACACAACAAAAAAATATAATGCAGGCTAAACAAGCAGAAGAGATAATATTATCAGCATACCAAACAACTCAGCTTAATTTTGAAGATGTGTTAGATGTACAACAGATGTTGTTAGATTTCGAAAACAAGAAAATTGAAGCTATAGCAATGTATTTTATGCAAACGGCAGTGCTGAATTATTTAAGGTAGTATAATAGAAAAAAGTAGTAATAACAAAAAGATAAAATAATGAATAAAATATTTTTAAAAACCATTCTTGCAGGTATAATAGTTGTATCAATTTATTCCTGTGGGAAGGATCAGAAAGAATCAAAAAAAGAGATTCGAGTAAAAGAAGAAGTAGCTGTAGAAAGCAATGTGGATCTTAATCTTACAGATTCTAGAAGTGAAATTGTTTTTGATGATGATAATGTTACCAAAATTTATGATCAATATTTATTGATAAAAAGAGGGCTGGTAAATTCTAATTTTAAGGTTGTACAGCAAGAAGCGAAAAAGATGGATAATTTTATAAAGGATACAGATCAAACAAAACAATTAAAATCTACAACAAAATTAATCGCTCTTACTAAAGATATTAAAAAGCAAAGAGATTTTTTTGTGACACTTACGGTAGAAACCGAAAAATTAATTAATACTTCTGCTATTACTTCTGGAGAGGTATATAAGCAATTTTGTCCAATGGCTTTTGATGGAAATGGAGGATATTGGTTATCCGACTCTAAAGAAGTACGTAATCCTTACTATGGCAATAAAATGCTAAAATGTGGGAGCGTTAATGAAACAATAAAATGAAAATAAAATATCATATAGATGGGATGACCTGCGAAGGTTGCAGATCAGGATTAGAACAAGTTTTGACTAGTATTCCAGAAGTATCTGACGCTAACGTAAGTCTAGAGCGTAAAGAAGCTATTATTGTTTTTAATCAGAAGTTGACTATTGATGGCTTAATGAAAACAATTCCAACTAAGTATACAATTACAGAAAAAGGAACTCAAAATTATAATGCAGTAGAAGATATTCTCGTATCAGATAAGAGTGAATTAAAACAATTATTTCCACTTTTTTTGATTTTTGGATATATCACTAGTGCATCTGTAATGATCAATTATCAATCGTGGAATACGGATGATTTTATGATGGATTTTATGGGGTTGTTTTATATCGTTTTTAGTTTTTTTAAAATACTAGATTTAAAAGGTTTTTTCGGGTCGTTTGCAATGTATGACCCCTTGGCTAAAAAAATACCCTTTTATAGTTGGGTATATCCTTTTATAGAAGTTGGATTAGGATTGATGTTTTTAATGCGATTTAAAATTAATATAGCATTAATAATTACCATATTAATTTTGGGTATCACAACCATTGGTGTTACTAAAGTATTAATAGACAAAAGAAGTATCCAGTGTGCTTGTTTAGGAACAGCTCTAAAATTGCCGATGACTAAAGCTACTTTTATTGAGAATTCGATTATGCTAGGAATGGCTTTTTGGATGCTCATAAAAATATATTCATAGAAGAAATATTGATAGAATGGTTAAAAGAAAAACAGCAATATTTATAAGAAAAGCACATCGTTATCTGGGGGTGTTCTTAGGAATACAATTCTTAATGTGGACAGTTAGCGGATTATATTTCAGTTGGACGGATATTGATGAGATTCATGGTGATCAATTTAAGAATGAAATAATCCCTGTAGTACATTCTAATTTGTTAAAATTAGATTCGACTTTTTCATTACCTGCAGTTTCTTCTTTAGAATTAAGAACAATAGCTGGTCATCCATTTTATTGGGTAAATGATAGTGTTTTAATTAATGCTAGATCTGGGAAATTAAAATCAAAAATATCAAAAGAAGAAGCATTAAAGATAGCTTCGGTACATATGCGATCTGATTTAGAAGTTACTTCTGTTGATTTTATTGACAAAGTTGGAAAACATCACGAATATAGAGGAAGATCATTACCTGCATTTGTAATTAATTATAATCATCCAGATAATGTAAAAGTATATATCTCTGCTTTAGATGGTTCTTTTCAGAGAGTAAGACATCAATCTTGGAGATGGTTCGATTTTTTGTGGATGACACATACGATGGATTATGAAGGAAGAGATGATTTTAATACTACAGTGTTAAGAGTTTTTTCTCTATTAGGATTGATAACAGTACTTAGTGGTTTTTTACTTTGGTACATTTCCTCTCCAACACTTAGGAAATTTTTTAAAAGATAATTATGATGAAGAAAAATGTTGTTTATATAATCATTTCAATATTGATAGGGTTGCTTTTTGGGTATCTTATTTTTAGTGATAATTCGACCAGCGAATCTATTGAAGAACACGATCATTCGGCAGAAGTTTTAGATCAAATTTGGACATGTTCGATGCATCCGAAAATTATGAAATCCGAACCTGGAGATTGTCCAATATGTGGGATGGATTTGGTGCGTTCTGAAATCAAAGAAAATGGACTTTCGATGGATCAGTTTAGTATGACTGAAAACGCAATGGCTTTAGCTAATATTCAGACCTCTGTGGTAGGTATGACGACTTCAGAATCGCAAGAGGTGAAATTATCAGGTAAGATTAAAGAAAATGAAGAAACTAATACAGTTCAGGTAACCCATTTTTCGGGTA
This genomic interval carries:
- a CDS encoding TolC family protein: MNTINILNKRNSHFYFFTSLFDVKKGAILSFFIFFFNITSAQTLQEYIREAKENNPELKAAQNVLDVSLEKVHEVGGLPNTTIGTGYFVSEPETRTGAQKARFNVQQNIPWFGTIKARKETASTESEVNKNELEIAKRKITLLVEQTYYRLYELKARQKILVEQNKLLDTYIEIALKEVENNRASTVDVLKFNITKNNLQNEEEILKGKILTAETAMNQLLHRDGFDPLVVPDNLFIPEEEPTMILDDITYHPELITYDHLGDLLDKKESVNAKESLPSIGIGLDYVIVEERPNISFSDNGKDIVMPKISLSVPLFSKKHKSRSKQYELQKEEVYQKREASQNNLENMMEEAINNRITARINYDTQQKNIMQAKQAEEIILSAYQTTQLNFEDVLDVQQMLLDFENKKIEAIAMYFMQTAVLNYLR
- a CDS encoding DUF3347 domain-containing protein, which translates into the protein MNKIFLKTILAGIIVVSIYSCGKDQKESKKEIRVKEEVAVESNVDLNLTDSRSEIVFDDDNVTKIYDQYLLIKRGLVNSNFKVVQQEAKKMDNFIKDTDQTKQLKSTTKLIALTKDIKKQRDFFVTLTVETEKLINTSAITSGEVYKQFCPMAFDGNGGYWLSDSKEVRNPYYGNKMLKCGSVNETIK
- a CDS encoding heavy-metal-associated domain-containing protein, whose protein sequence is MKIKYHIDGMTCEGCRSGLEQVLTSIPEVSDANVSLERKEAIIVFNQKLTIDGLMKTIPTKYTITEKGTQNYNAVEDILVSDKSELKQLFPLFLIFGYITSASVMINYQSWNTDDFMMDFMGLFYIVFSFFKILDLKGFFGSFAMYDPLAKKIPFYSWVYPFIEVGLGLMFLMRFKINIALIITILILGITTIGVTKVLIDKRSIQCACLGTALKLPMTKATFIENSIMLGMAFWMLIKIYS
- a CDS encoding PepSY domain-containing protein, coding for MVKRKTAIFIRKAHRYLGVFLGIQFLMWTVSGLYFSWTDIDEIHGDQFKNEIIPVVHSNLLKLDSTFSLPAVSSLELRTIAGHPFYWVNDSVLINARSGKLKSKISKEEALKIASVHMRSDLEVTSVDFIDKVGKHHEYRGRSLPAFVINYNHPDNVKVYISALDGSFQRVRHQSWRWFDFLWMTHTMDYEGRDDFNTTVLRVFSLLGLITVLSGFLLWYISSPTLRKFFKR